The Deltaproteobacteria bacterium genome window below encodes:
- a CDS encoding phosphatase PAP2 family protein — translation MLHYFRDFKRLTLKQIVLIWIVAIIVLWTGGFVLRAFRPDHVLFILTIVMMGSLALGRTKARLFLRDWTPYFLFWLGYDMLRGVADQMRRINIEEVVVWERAAVGWITRWISGPASPSLAAAAQRVSPVNDHLCGAYASAPQCCESTEAMIECKLGLVVHQSQWQGFLQGDIPPFAMQAWKLVNDGTLLVKVLDVFTGTAYAVHFFMPWIVGFIFWGWRKDRELFFRFTYTLAILNLMGLVTYALLPAAPPWYVLKYGFAQPEIEHHVIGGAAGLAKLDKLLGINFFGLVWGTLNPNRFAAVPSLHGGHSLTCAIFCAWGFRELKVWQRSLFFLYPAVMWFAAVYLNHHYVIDLLWATGYIAVGIFLVQKVIYPYWIAKYLMDTGEEAEAGEGPPGKPPEIAGNDPSI, via the coding sequence GTTCCGGCCCGATCATGTCCTCTTTATCCTCACCATCGTGATGATGGGCTCGCTGGCCCTCGGCCGGACGAAGGCCCGGCTGTTCCTGCGCGACTGGACGCCGTATTTCCTGTTCTGGCTGGGCTACGACATGCTGCGCGGCGTCGCCGACCAGATGCGCCGCATCAACATCGAGGAAGTGGTCGTCTGGGAGCGGGCGGCCGTCGGCTGGATCACCCGCTGGATTTCCGGCCCCGCCTCCCCCTCGCTCGCCGCGGCGGCCCAGCGGGTCAGCCCGGTGAACGACCACCTGTGCGGCGCCTATGCCAGCGCGCCCCAATGCTGCGAGAGCACCGAGGCGATGATCGAGTGCAAGCTGGGGCTCGTCGTCCACCAGAGCCAGTGGCAGGGGTTCCTCCAGGGGGACATCCCGCCCTTCGCCATGCAGGCGTGGAAGCTCGTCAACGACGGCACGCTGCTGGTGAAGGTGCTCGACGTGTTCACCGGGACGGCCTACGCGGTCCACTTCTTCATGCCGTGGATCGTCGGGTTCATCTTCTGGGGCTGGCGCAAGGACCGGGAGCTGTTCTTCCGCTTCACCTACACGCTGGCGATCCTGAACCTGATGGGCCTTGTCACCTACGCGCTGCTGCCGGCCGCGCCGCCCTGGTACGTCCTCAAGTACGGCTTCGCCCAGCCGGAGATCGAGCACCACGTCATCGGCGGGGCGGCGGGGCTCGCCAAGCTGGACAAGCTGCTCGGCATCAACTTCTTCGGGCTCGTCTGGGGGACGCTGAACCCCAACCGGTTCGCCGCGGTCCCCTCGCTCCACGGGGGCCACTCGCTCACCTGCGCGATCTTCTGCGCCTGGGGCTTCAGGGAACTGAAGGTCTGGCAGCGGTCGCTTTTTTTCCTCTATCCGGCGGTCATGTGGTTCGCGGCCGTTTACCTGAACCACCACTACGTGATCGACCTCCTGTGGGCCACGGGCTACATCGCCGTCGGCATCTTCCTCGTCCAGAAGGTGATCTATCCCTACTGGATCGCGAAATACCTCATGGACACGGGCGAGGAGGCCGAGGCCGGCGAGGGGCCGCCCGGAAAGCCGCCGGAGATCGCCGGGAACGACCCGTCAATCTGA
- a CDS encoding response regulator, producing the protein MENFSVLVVEDSPTMRQLIIFALKRIRTLDIIEAGDGVDALKKMSERKFDLVLTDINMPVMDGIKLITLIRKDATHGSIPIVVISTEGAAEDRQKALTLGANTYITKPIQAAQVLSTVKELLNIQ; encoded by the coding sequence ATGGAGAACTTCAGTGTGCTGGTGGTCGAGGACTCGCCGACCATGCGGCAACTCATCATCTTCGCGCTCAAGCGCATCCGCACCCTCGACATCATCGAGGCCGGTGACGGCGTGGACGCGCTGAAGAAAATGTCCGAGCGGAAGTTCGACCTGGTGCTCACCGACATCAACATGCCCGTCATGGACGGCATCAAGCTCATCACCCTGATCCGCAAGGATGCCACCCACGGCAGCATACCGATCGTCGTGATCTCCACCGAGGGGGCTGCCGAGGACCGCCAGAAGGCGCTCACCCTGGGCGCGAACACCTACATCACCAAGCCGATCCAGGCCGCCCAGGTTCTCAGTACCGTCAAGGAACTGCTGAACATCCAGTAG